The DNA window ACCTGCGTGCGGCCGAGCACCGCACCCGCCAGAGCCACGCCATCGCCAAGGACCTGCGCGGCCCGCTCCAAGAGATTGGGGAGAAATACGACGCCGCCGTCAAGGTCGCCGAGGTCCCGCCCGGCCCGCCCGTGCGCGCTACGCTCGTGGCCGAGATTTACGGGCCGGACAGGGCAACCCAGCGCGCCCTGGCCGACAGCGTCCGGCAGGCCTTCGAGGCCACCGAGGGCGTGGTGGACGTGGACTGGGGCGTGGAGGCCGACCAGACGAAGTACACCTTCACGGTCGACAAGGAGAAGGCCATGCGCGTCGGCGTGCCCACCGCCCGCGTCACCCAAACCATGAAGATGGCGCTGGACGGTCGGGAGGTGACGACCCTGCACGATCCCGACGAGCGCGATCCGGTGGGCGTGCAGCTTCGCCTCGGTGAGGAGCGCCGGGCGAGCCTCGCGGACCTGCAGAACGTACCGGTCCAGTCGCCGGCCGGCCCGACCGTGCCGATGGCCGACCTCGTCGAGGTGGAGGAGACGACGCGCGACAAGCACATTAGCCGCAAAAACCAGCGGCGCGTCATTTACGTGACGGGCAACGTAGCCGGGGCCATCGAGAGCCCGGTCTACGCCATGCTCGACATGCAGGAGCGCCTGGACGCCATCGAGGCGCCGCCGGGCTACTCCTTCGACCAGCTGTACACCGGCCCCCCCGAGGCCCGAAGCAACTACGCGCTGAAGTGGGACGGGGAGTGGCGCGTCACCTACAAGGTGTTCCGCGACCTGGGCATCGCCTTCGCCATCGTGCTGCTGCTGATCTACATCCTCATCGTGGGGTGGTTTCAGGACCTCACCGTGCCCCTGGTGATGATGATCGCCATTCCACTGTCGCTCATCGGCATCGTGCTGGGGCACTGGCTCCTGGGGGCGTTCTTTACCGCCACCTCCATGATCGGCTTCATCGCCCTCGCGGGCATCATGGTGCGCAACGGGGTCTTGCTGATCGACTTCGTAAACATCAGCCTCGATCAGGGCGCCTCGCTGCGTCAGGCCGTCATCGAGGCCGGGGCCGTGCGGACGCGCCCCATTTTGCTGACGGCCGGCACCGTGGTGATCGGAGCAACCGTCATCCTGTTCGACCCCATCTTCCAGGGCCTGGCCATCTCGCTGATCGGGGGCGCGATCGCCTCCACGGCGCTCACGCTCCTGATCGTGCCGCTCGTCTACTACATGATTGAGTCACGAATCATGAGTCACGAGTCATGACTCAAGGATCGGGGAGCGCGAATCGCGACGGGTGTCTTTTGGAGCGGTTGGGCCTCTCTCGTACCCGTCATTTGCGGGTCGAAGGCGGAGGGCCACTGCAACGGCTGCACCGTAATGCAGTGACGACGGACTCAGCCCTCACGGGTACGACGACCAGGGGCACGACTGGTGAGACCATCGACTTTCCCGGTGATAGAATCCGCAGTGGACAGTACACTCCGACTGGTGCAACCGACCCTCGGCACTCCTGATTGACGGGTTTGATTGACGGGTTCGACAGCATCCAAATACCAAAATGATCCAATGACGCAATCTACCAATGCCATGAAACTCGTCGCCATCATGACCCTCGACGCCTACCGCGACGACGTGCACGCTCTGCTCCGCGACCGCGAGATCGAGGTCTTCAGTGAACTCGACATTGAGGGCCATCATCAGTCGTCCGCGGCGGGAGCGGCGCCCGCCTGGTTCGGCAGCAGCACGCCCCCTGCGGACTCGACCCTCACCTGGGCCTTCCTCGACGACGACCAGGCCGACCACCTGCTCGATGCCATCGCGGACTTCAACGAGCGCCGCGACCTGGAGCGCCCGGTCCGTGGATTCCGAATGGACGTGGACCGGGCCGTCTGACCCCCGCTCGCATTCGCCGTTCTCCCCACCTTCCCCCCCAGTTTCGATGTCCGCCAACGCCCCTACCTCCCCCGACACGTCCGACGCCCCAACGTCCGGCGTCTGCCGCGTGCCCTCGACCGAAGAACAAATCGTCCGCCTGCTGGCCGGCACCGTCTCCCTCACGGGCCTGGCCCTCGGCTTCTTCGTGAGTCCCTGGTGGTACCTGCTCACCGTCTTCGCGGGGCTCAACGTCATCCAGAGTGCCGTCACCGGCTTCTGTCCCCCCGAGATCGTCTATCGCTGGATCAACCAGTAGCGAGGCGCCGCCCGGAATGCCCCCGGCGCTACTCGTGCGGATGGGCGCCCCGGACGAGGTGCCAGTGGTGGCGCTGATGATGCTGCCCGTAGGCCAGCAGGCCGATGTAGCCGAGTCCGCGAATTTTGTCGACCTCCCGCGGATTCGGGGTCGTAACGCGCAGCACGTAGGCGTCGCCGTCCTCAGTGACCGTCATCGTCCAGCCCGTCTCCTGGCGCAGCATGTGCGGGTGCGCGTCGAGCACCCGGTCGAGCGATGCACGGGCCGCCTCCTGCGTGGGCCGTACACGAAGACGGACGCCCCCATCGATGGGCGTCTGTGCCTCCACGGCCACGTCCATCGCCACGCGCTCCATGTCGAGCAGATGCTGGCGCAGGGCCGCCATGTCGACCCGGGACCAGTCCGTCGTTGAATCGGCTTCGAGCCGCCGGACCGCCTCCTGTACCGTCCCGAAGACAGACTGTCCTGAGGCCTGGAGTACGGGCGAGGGGGACGACATTGCGCCTCCCGAACCATGATGCCGTCCCTGGTCGTGCTGCTGTGCCGAGGCGACCGGCCCAAAGAGAACCGGTCCGGCGACAAGAACGAGCACGGACATGCAGAACCGGAATGAAGATGCGGTCATACGGGATATCGGGTCCATTGGTACAGAGAGTCTACGAGGTGGACGGCCGGCACCACACGAGACGAACCGTCGCCGCGGGGCCCCGGTGCATGCCCTCGTCGAGGGTCGGCTCGGCCGCTTCGAGATGGTCGATGCCCGCCTCGGCGAAGTGCCCGCGGAGCTCGTCGGCGGTGACCATCATGGCAGGATCGGGCGGGCCGCCGCTCGTGTAGCCGTCCGTGCGCTGCTCCGGGCGAAACCACTCCGCCACGAGGCGCCCCCCGGGCCGCAAACAGCGCTGAACGAGGCGGTACAGGCCCGGTCGCTCGTCGGCGGGAAGGTGGAGAAACGTGACGACGACCGCGTCCCACGCCCGGGCGGGCTTCCACTCGCGCACATCGGCCTGGATCGCCTCGACCTCCACCCCGGCCTCCGTCGCGAGGCGTTCCGTCTTGCGGAGCCCCTCCACGGCGTAGTCGACCGCGGTGACCGTATGGCCCTCCCGGGCCAGGTGCACGGCGTTGCGCCCCTCGCCCGCCCCGAGCAGGAGAACCTCACCGGCCTCCGGCAGCCACGTCCGGGCGGCGCTCGCGACGAAGCGGTTGGGGGCCTCGCCGTACACGTACTCCTCGTTGGCAAAGCGGTCGTTCCAGAACGCAGCGGGCTTGGGCATGGCGGCCATTGACGGTTCGAATGCCGGCGGGACGGTGCGAGAAAAGACTACTTCTGGCTCAACGGCCTCGTCACCGCCCCAAAGTTAATGCGATCGGCGTCCTGGGCCATCACACGGAGGCGCGTGGCGCCGCCCTCCGGCACGGAGACCGTGCCCCTGTACTCGTTGGTGGTGCCGGCGAACGCGAGCGGCGCCTCGGCCACGACGGCCCCGTCCCGAAGCAGCTGCGCGCGGATCGTGTACCTGTTCGCGTCCCACATCCCTCCCGGCTCCGTGGGGCACCCACAGAGCATGCGCACCCGGGCCCGAACCGACAACTCCGCCCCCGGTTGGGGCCCTGTCGACGAGGGCTTTAGCACCTCCACGATGAAGCCGTGCAGGGTGAGCGTGATGCCGTCGCCCGTGACGTCCTCCCCCGGCACGAGAAGCACCGTTTTCGAAGCCGTCTGTGTCGCCTGCGGATAGTCGAGCGGCCCCTCAGCGGTGACGCGGACGCGGGTCGGCTCGGTCAGGTCGAGGGTCGTTTCGTACTGGGCCGCGCCGGGCACGTCGTAAGTGGTCGCGCCCCGCTCGCGGGGCTGCCGCATGATCTTGTCGGTGCTGCCCGAGTCCCCCGTCTGGCGGCCCTCGGCGAGCACCTCTCCGGTGCGGGCGTGTTCGATCGTGATGCGGGCCCCGCCCACCGGGTCTTGAATGAGCTTGGCGTCGTTGGAAACGGCCCGGACCACCACCGTGGTCGGCACGGCGTCCTGCGCGACCGCCTTCGGGGCGAGCAGCAGCACAAGGGGAACGATGGCAATCCACCGAAGACGATGCATGGGCGGGGAATGGGACGTGGAACGGGGACGAGAAATCGTGGGCCCTCTATATCTGCGACTCGGGGAACCGATCCCACGCCGTCCGCTCCTCCCTGGCTTTGGTGCGTGCTCCCAGAATGCACCACGACCGTGCAGGGGAAACACCCACAACAAACCTGCCCGAAATGTGATAAACTTATAACACGATTTCTTCTTGGCCCTTGTCGAAAGACATGGCAATCAAGCGGGCGCCGACGCCCGACGAGTCGGTGGCCGTAGCCGGCTCGGGAATGGCCCGCGGCGGCCCCGCGGTGCAGGCGTCAATCGGACCCTTCATTCCCTCATTCCCTCTCGTTCTGTTCACAACCCCCCATCCCCCCATGCTTTCCATTCAACGCATTCTTTTTCCGACCGACTTCTCGGACGGGGCGAGGCGCGCCTTTCCCCAGGCCGCCCACCTGGCCGACTGGCACGACGCCGGCCTTCACATCCTGAACGTGACGGGGCGGCACCGCCACGACCACGAGGAGACGACAGCGAATTTTCCCATCGCCACCGACACGCTCACGAAGTGGCTGCGCCGCCCCGAAAAATCGGTGCGTGGCGCCAACTGGCCGGACCTGGAGGCCCTCCCCATCACCCAGGAGCAGGTCGAGTCGGCCGAGCCCGCCGAGCGCATCCTGGCCTACGCCGAGGACGAGGCGATCGACCTGATCGTGATGGGCACCCACGGCCGCCGCGGGGTCGACCGCATGCTGTTCGGCAGCGTCACCGAAGAGGTGGTCCGCAAGGCCCCCTGCCCCACCCTTACGGTCCGGGCCGACGCGGACGTGGCGCCGGACCAGGCCGTCCGCCGCGTGCTCGCCCCGGTCGACTTTTCCGACGCCTCCCGGTCGGCGGTCCGGCACGCGAAAGAGATTGCCCTCACCTACGGGGCGGAGATTGACCTTCTGCACGTCGTGGAGGAGCCGTTTTACCCGCCGGCCTACGGCCTCGGCGAGACGGGCTTTCCCACCGATAAGGTGATCGGAAGCGTGGAAGACGAGCTTGCCGACCTGGCCCGGTCGGAGGTCGGCTACGAGCACGTGATGATCGAGGCCCGCACCGGCGAACCGTCGCGCGAGATTCTCAACTACATCGACGAGAACGAGGTGGACCTCACCGTCATCGCCAGCCACGGGCGCACCGGCCTGGACCGCATGCTGATCGGGAGCGTGGCCGAGCGGGTGGTCCGCCAGTCCCCCACGCCGGTGTTTGTCGCTAAGCCGGACCGCGCGGCGCTCGTGTCGTCGGATGCGGCAGAGGCCGCTTCGGCCCGCGACTAAGGCCGAGCGCGTCCCCTCGCGGGGGCGACGATGGAACCCGTCTCGCCCCGCCCCGGTCCCGCGTAACGGAGGCAGTAATCTTTTCAGGGACCAGGCACTGGTGTTGTGAAGCGGATTCTATTCGTCTTTCTGGATGGGATCGGGCTGGGCCCGGCCGGGCCGGACAACCCGCTCTCGAACGACGCCGGCGCGGCCTTTCGGCGGCTGGCCGGCGGGGCGCCCTGGGTTCGGGGGCTCCCCAAGTGGGCCGCCCCCAATCACGTCGTCCGCCCCCTCGACGCCACGCTGGGGATGGACGGACTGCCCCAGAGCGGCACCGGACAGGCCACCCTCTTCACCGGCGTGAACTGTGCCGAGCGGGTGGGGCGCCACTTCGGGCCGTACCCTCACTCCGCCACCCACGACGTGCTGGACCACGAGAACCTCTTCCATCGCGTGCAGGGCCTGCCAGCGGTCCCCGACGGGGGCGTCGCGTTCGCGAACGCGTTTCCGCCCCAGTTCTTCGAGGCCCCGTCGCGGCGGTGGACCGTCACGACGCGCTGCTGCGCGGGGGCCGGCGTGCCGCTTCGCGACCAGGAGGCCCTCCGGGCCCGCCGGGCCGTGCCCGCAGACCTGACGGCGGAGGGGTGGCGGGACGCCCTCCAGCTCGACGTCTCCCCCCGCACCCCCGCCGACACTGCCCAAGCATTGTTCGACACCCACCGCAGTCACGCGCTCACGCTGTTCGAGTTCTTCCACACGGACAAGGTGGGCCACGAACGGATCGACCTCGCCCCGGGCGTGCTCCTGGAGCGACTGAACCGCTTCCTGGAACGGTTGCTCGACCTCCTCGATCCCGTCCAGGACACCCTCGTCGTGACGAGTGACCACGGCAACCTGGAGGACACCCGCCACACCCAGCACACCCGCAACCCCGTGCCGCTTCTGGCCTACGGATGGGCCGCGCCGCACCTGGCTGATGCTCGCACGCTGGCCGACGTGACCCCCGGCATCGTCGAGGCGTTCCGGACCGGACTCGACGGCCGGTGACGCGTCACCCCTCGGGCCCCTCCCCACTCGTGGTGATCTCCTCGACGAGGCGATCGGCCCCGTAGACCGTGCGGAGGGCCTCCAGGATGCCCCGCCCGTCGACCGCCACCGCCCGGGCGCCGTTCCGGCGGTACAGGTACTCGTTGGGAAGGGCCTCCATGTTGCTGTCGAAGACCACCCCGACGACTTCGAGGTCTTTGTTCAGCAGTGCCGACCCGGAGCTGCCGCCCGAGATGTCGACGGTGGAGACGAGGTTGAGGGGGGTGTCGAGGTCGATCGAGTCGACGGCCGTGGCCCACCGTGCAGGAAGCGACCACGCCTCCTCGTTGTGGGAAAAGTACCGGTCGTACAGCCCGTAGAAGGTCGTGAAGGGCGGGGCCGTCGTCCCGTTGTATTGGTACGCCCGCACGCGGCCGTCCGAGAGCCGCAGCGAGCGCGTGGCGTCCGGCGGAAACGTGGTCCCGTAGACCGAAAGCCGGGCCCGCGAGAGGCGCGCATTGAGGGTTCGCTCCGACGCCCGCACGTCCTGCATCTGGCGGTTCGTGTTCAGGAACATGGGCGCCAGCGCCTCGATGACCGGCACCGACGGGTCGTCGCTCTTGCGGTACCCCTCGTCGAGCAGAGTGAGGAACCGCGTCGAGTCCATCAGTGCACTTTTTTCCACCAGCCGGGCGGCCACCTCCTCCGGCGTGCGCGTCTTGAAGAGTCGCTGGACGGTGGGGTGATCGGCGCCGTAGGCCGACCGGATCTCCTCAAATTGTGCCACCAAGAACTCCTTTTCGAGCCCGGCGGGCCAGTCGGTTACCTGCTCGGCGTCCTCCCGAATGGCCTCCAGCCGATCAGGGGGCGCGCCGCGTGTGCGGAGGAAGTCGTAGTAGTACCCGTGAAGCGCCCGCACCAGAATCCGGGACCCGAGCTCCAGATTCGCGAACGTCACGAAGGCCCCGGCCTTCTCCGCCATCACGACCTTGGACTGCTGAAGGCCCCCAATCCGCTCCACGATCGTCCCGTACGACTGCCGCAACGAGTCGACGGCCCGGATGGAGTCTTGGAGGGCCTGGATCGCCGCGCCGCGCCGCGCGAGGAGGTACGAGTCGCGGAGCCCTCGGAGCTGACCCGTCTGCCCTTTGATCGTGTTCTCGATCGAGAAATAGGTATTTCGAAGGCCGTAGCGGTCGGACGAGTCGGGATTGCTGCGGATGTAGGTCTCGAGCAGGTCGCCCCGCGTCCGGAGGGCCTCAAGCCGATCGGGCAGCGCGTGGTCCCGCTGGTACTCGAGCTGCGAGACCATGTCGAGGCGACTCGTGGAGCCCGGGTGCCCCACGGCAAAGACCGACTCGTTGGGCTGGGCCCCCTCTGTGTCCCACGAGAAGTGGTGCTCGGGGCGGAGGGGCTCGCCCTCCGAGGTGTAGACCCGAAAGAAGGCCACGTCCAGCGCGTACCGGGGATACGTGAAGTTGTCCTCCGTTCCCCCGAAGTACCCGAGCTGCAGCTCCGGGGCCATCACGAGCCGGACGTCCTCGTACCGGCGGTACGTGTAGGCCGTGTACCGCGCCCCCTGGTACAGCGCCTTGACCTCCACGCGGAGCGAGCTGTCCCGCGTGCTGGCCTCGGCCGTCAACTGTTCTTGGAGCGACTGGACGCGCTGCTCGCGGGCCTGTGCCCCGGCCTCTCGCCCCTCGCGGAGCCCGTCGTACACCGTCCCGGTGACGTTCTCCGCCTCGACGAGCTGGTCGACATGCAAATCGGGGGCGCGACGCTCGTCGCTGCGGGCCGCCGCGTAGAACCCGTTCTTCAAGAGGGCCTCCCCGTCTCGACGGACGTCCGTGATGTGCTCCCGCGCGCAGTGATGGTTGGTCATCACGAGCCCCCTCGACGACACGAACGACGCCGAGCACCCACTGCCGAACCGAAGCGCGCCCCGCCGGGCCTTCGTGCGCCACTCGTCGTCGGGGGTGACGCCGTGGGCCTCCTGGAAGTAGGACGTGGGCAGGTTCTCGACCGTCCACATTCGCCCGCGGTCGAACCGCTGGGCCCGGACGGTGTCGGAGGGCGACGGGACCGACGCCGCCTCCGTGGCGGTCGCCCCCAGCGTGTCGTCCACGGACTCGGTCTCGTCGGGACGTTCCACGACGGGCACCGATACGGTGCCCCCGCTCCCCCCACAGCCCGAGAGGAGCACGGCCCCAATTCCCAATATTGCGACAAGACGCCAAACGGAAGTGCGCATGCAGATGGGTCTTACGACACAGAAGAGAATACGGTGCAACGCCGAAGCATGTCCCTCAGGGCGACCGGTCGGGCGAGCGGCCCCCGAACAGTTCGTCGACCAGCGCGTCCGCCCCGTACACGGCCGTCAGGGCCTCGCGCAGGCCGCGCACGTCCGTCCCCACGGTCCGCATCCGCTCCGGCAGGAAGAGGTACGCGCCCGCCACGCCCTGAATGTTGGGCCCCGCGGCGACCCCGACCAGCTCCAGGGATTGGTTGAGGAGCGGCGCCCCATTGTTACTGACCGCCCCGTCGACGGAGGCCACGAGGGTAAGGGGCGTCGAGCGGTCCATCCGTTCCCCCGCCTTGTGCCACCGCTCCGGGAGGGCCCAAGGCGTCTCCCCGCCAAACGCACGGTTCCGTTCGTAGAGGCCAAAGACGGTGGTGAAGGGCGGGGCCGTCGTTCCGTTGTACGGGTAGCCCCGGACGCGCCCGTCCGTCAACCGGGGGGCGGTGCCGTCCGTCAGCACGGGGGCCGACCGGGCGGCCCGACGGGCGTCTGCAAGACGCCGAGTGAGGCGGCGTTCGGCCCGCGTGAGGCCCCGCCACTGCTCGTGGAAGGAGCGGGCCCGCGCCCCGACCACGGCGGCCACGTCGGCCGCAGGGCCGTCGGTGGGGAACGCGTCCGTCCCGTCCCCCGAGGCCGACGCGAGCTGCTCGACGACCGAGGCGGCGCGCTCGGCGGGCGACTGTCCCCCGAGGAGCCGCCCCACGGCGGCGGTGTCCGGGCGGAGGTGCCGCCGGAGGGCCTCCAGCCGGGCGGCCAGCAGGGCGGTCTCGACCGGCCCTGACGAAGACTGAAGGGAGTCCGCGGCGGTCATTGAGGCGTGCGAGGACGCGGTGCGCGTCGGCGACTCCTGTCTTTCCTCCCGAAGCAACCGACGGTACGTGGACGAGCCGTGCGGCCCGCCCTCCGCGGCCCCGAAGGCCCGGTAGCCGGCGCCAAGCGTTCGTTTGGTGTTCTGAATCGCAGCCAGGCTGTCCAGCACCCCCCCGAACCGCCGCTGGAGGGCCGGGTCTCGGCGAAGGGCCCGCCGGAGCCGCTCGTCTCGCTGCGCGAGACGGGCCCGCACATACTCGTTCCGCAGGGCCTCCAGGCGCGCCCGGGTCTGTTTCAGGGCCCGCTTGGCATCACGGAGGGCACTGCGCTGAGGGGGGGACGCCTCGGTGGTATCGAGACGGGCTCGCAGGGCCTGGGCCCGCGTCTCCAGGCGGTCGCGCCGCGCCGGCAGCACCAGGTCCCGCCGCGTGGCGAGCTGCGCCGCACTCTCTGCCCGGTGGGGGGCCGTGGGCAGTCCGGCCGAAAACACGGCGTCTCCGGGGCGTGCCCCCTGCCCAGAGGGATCGAAAAAGTGGTTGGGGGCCAACGGCTGCCCCTCCGACGTGTAGATGCGAAGCAGTGCCACATCGAAGGCCGACCGCGGATACGTCAGCGCCGCGTCGGTGCCCCCGAATGCGCTGATTCGCCGGTCCGGCAGCAGGGCAACGCGCACGTCCTCGTGGCGCCGGTAGGTGTACGCCGTGTATGCGCCTTCCCCGTCGGCCGCCACCTCCACGTGCCGACCCGACTCGGCCTCCGTCTGGAGCCGCCCTTGGACCGCGGATATCGCGGCCGCCTTGGCGGTATCCTGTCGGGCCGTCCGCACCGCCGCCGTCACGTCGCTCGTCCGGACCAGGCGATCGGCGTGCAAGGCCGGCACGGCGCGCTCATCGGCGGGCCGCGCGGCCACGATGGCGGTGTCGCCTTGAGAATTGAGGTGCCGTCGCACGCAGCGGGCCGTCGTAAGGGCCAGCCCGTCCGCCGAGACCAGCGCCCCCGTGCATCCAGGGAGCCGCAGGACACTTCGGCGCAGGTGGGCCGCCCAGGCGCTGTCCACCTCCATCCCGTACCGACGCACAAGCCGGTCGGCCGGCGGCGCAACAAGGCTCCAGATTCGTCCCGCGTCCGACGCCTCCGCCACGACCGTGTCGCCCGGCGCGGCCGGGCCAAAGCGCGGCGCCCCCCGGTCCTGCGCCTGCGCCTGCGGCCCCATTCCGAGGCCGCCCCACAGCAGACTCGCCACGCCGATGATAAGTACGGAGCCTCGGAGCGTCATAAACCGGTGGGGGATCAGCAGCAAGCAGGGCAGGTGGATCGGACACGGCATCCGTACAGCCCGACACCAACGCGGATCCATAGGAACCTCGATCCCATGTTACGATTCCTATTTCTGGCAGCACCGATGCCCGACGTTCCGCATGCGAAAGTGGCGGAATTGGTAGACGCGCGAGACTTAGGATCTCGTGGGGCCTAGCCCCGTGGGGGTTCGAGTCCCCCCTTTCGCACAAGCAGAAGACGCCCCTCAGCGTTCGGGGCAGGGAGGCAGACGGAATGCTCCCAGTCCGTCCCTTGAAAGGGGCAGCGGGGGCAGCCGCCGACCTTGAGGTCGCGCCGCCCCGGCCCGGAGGGGACATCTCAAGCGGAAAGGCCCTGCCGGTCGAGAATCGCTCCGTTCGCGTCGAGGTCGTCGAGGTAGCGCTTCAGCTCGGACGAGTCGGTCGCCCCGGCAATCCGCCGGAACTGCCCCAGGCCGACCACCCGAAAATACAGGTCGGCCAGGTAGGAAGCGTCCGTCCACTCCAGGCGAACCGCCCGCCCACCGAGGACCTGTTCGGGGTCGTCGTAGAACGACTCGAGATGCTCACGGACCCTCGTCTCGGCATCTTCTCGGGCCAGTCCGAGAAAGTAGGAGAGATCGGGACGGCCCTCCCCCAGGTCGACGGCCTCGGGGACGGTTCCAAGGGTTCGGAAGGCGCGGGCAATCAAGGTGTCGGCGTCGCGGGTGAAGAACACGTAGTACTCCAGGTGAACCAGTGGGTCCGGCGGCAGGCCGTCTTCGGCCCGCCCCACCACGATGGCCACCGGGCGTCCCTTTCCGGGAACCCGAGGGCCGTTGCAGACGCGAAAGGTCGATAACGGAAGGTCCATCGGTGGAAAAACGCCTCCTATCGGGGCGTCGGCTGTGAGGGATTAGCGTGAGGAGGCCAGATCCGTGGCGGCGCAGACCGGTCCGGGTGCGGAAGTAGACGAACCGGGCCCCGAGCAGGGCCCGAAACGGGAAAAACAGCTCAGAACTCGCCGGAGCACGGCATTTCCGGAATCCGGCACGGGGGACGCAGGTTTGATTGACGCTGGCGGAACAGGTGCTCTTCTGCCCGTCACCCCCACCGAGACCAGGCCTACGGCACTGCGCATCTCAAACCCATCCCTTCATGGACGTCGACTACACGCTCCGGCACCGCAACCGGGGCACCCTGTTCAAAATCGCGCCCGAAGAGCTTCACCGGCGGCTTCGGTACCTTGATCAGAACGTTGAGGGCGGCGTCGCGGCCCACGAGCGCCCCGACACGCGGCCGGGCGTCGACGCGTCCGAGACGATTTACGTTCTGGACATGCTCAGTGAGCCCGCCGATCGCCTCGTCGCCATCGAGCGCCGGGACGAGGCCCGCCTTCAGGGCCATGCGTCCCTGATGTCGGAGCCGGCCGCGATGCCGGTCCCCCGCGGCGCGGAGGACCTGATTGCCTTCGCCGAGAAGGCCAAAAACGGCGGCAACTACAATGCGGCCAACGCGGCCTTCGCCCTCGCGCTTCACGCGTACTTTCCGAGCGTCACGTGCTCGCTGTCCATCCGGGAGCGCCCCAAGACCCCGACGGGCGACATGACGGACGGCTACTACGACCTCGCCTACATCCGGGACCGCGAGGAGGAAACCTGCATCCCCATTCCAAAACTGCAGGGGGCGGTGGCCTACTGGTTCGCGGCCCACGCCGACCGGCGGGAGCCAATCGACCACAACCGGGACACCTCGGGGGCAGGGCCGACCATCGCGGACCTGGAGACGGCGGTCGGGCCGGCGACGGTGCGGGAAGCGGCCCGGTCCATTCTGGACGATGACTTCGTGCGCGAGCGGTACGGAGCGTAGCGCCGCCGGTGTGCGGAACGGTCGGCGGTGCCGGCCGCGCTGCGGGCCGGCGGCCGGGCGCCACTCGGTCCTCTATGCGGCCGGCGCCTCGCGCTGCACCGCAACGTGGTAGATGGACGCCCCCAGCGTCTCGCCGGAATCCGCCCCGTCCACATCCATCTCGCTCTCGGCAACGGGAATGACCTTCCACTCCATCGTAAATTCGGAGCCGTCCTTTCGGTAGTTGGTCGCCCGGCCGTGAAAGACCTCTCCGGCCCCAAGCTTCCGGCCGAGGCGGTCCAGCACCTCCTGCTCGGTCTTGGGGCCCTGCAGGACCCCGGGCGTCTCCCCCATCACCTCCTCGGCCTCGTAGCCCGTCAGGTCCACGAACGCGTCGTTGACGTAGACGATCTCGCCGGGCTCCTCCGCACCGGAGGCACGAGTGATGGTGAGGGCGTTGAAGGAGTGGTCGGCCACGGCCGTCAGCAGGTGCCGGGCAAACGCGTCGGGGAGATCGGGGTCAAGCATACAGGAAGGAGCAACTGGGCAGATAGAGGGGCAAGCGCGCAACGAGAATCGGGGTTCGACCCTCGGGAGTTGTCGCCACGCGGCGCCTCCCGTACGGTTTCCTGCAGCGGTCCTCTGCCGGTGGATTTACCGTATCGGAAGATTCGTGGAGGCCAACGGCGGTACGAAGGGCTGCCCGAACGGT is part of the Salinibacter ruber DSM 13855 genome and encodes:
- a CDS encoding PAS domain-containing protein; this encodes MLDPDLPDAFARHLLTAVADHSFNALTITRASGAEEPGEIVYVNDAFVDLTGYEAEEVMGETPGVLQGPKTEQEVLDRLGRKLGAGEVFHGRATNYRKDGSEFTMEWKVIPVAESEMDVDGADSGETLGASIYHVAVQREAPAA
- a CDS encoding S46 family peptidase encodes the protein MTLRGSVLIIGVASLLWGGLGMGPQAQAQDRGAPRFGPAAPGDTVVAEASDAGRIWSLVAPPADRLVRRYGMEVDSAWAAHLRRSVLRLPGCTGALVSADGLALTTARCVRRHLNSQGDTAIVAARPADERAVPALHADRLVRTSDVTAAVRTARQDTAKAAAISAVQGRLQTEAESGRHVEVAADGEGAYTAYTYRRHEDVRVALLPDRRISAFGGTDAALTYPRSAFDVALLRIYTSEGQPLAPNHFFDPSGQGARPGDAVFSAGLPTAPHRAESAAQLATRRDLVLPARRDRLETRAQALRARLDTTEASPPQRSALRDAKRALKQTRARLEALRNEYVRARLAQRDERLRRALRRDPALQRRFGGVLDSLAAIQNTKRTLGAGYRAFGAAEGGPHGSSTYRRLLREERQESPTRTASSHASMTAADSLQSSSGPVETALLAARLEALRRHLRPDTAAVGRLLGGQSPAERAASVVEQLASASGDGTDAFPTDGPAADVAAVVGARARSFHEQWRGLTRAERRLTRRLADARRAARSAPVLTDGTAPRLTDGRVRGYPYNGTTAPPFTTVFGLYERNRAFGGETPWALPERWHKAGERMDRSTPLTLVASVDGAVSNNGAPLLNQSLELVGVAAGPNIQGVAGAYLFLPERMRTVGTDVRGLREALTAVYGADALVDELFGGRSPDRSP